The genomic stretch CGAGACTATTGACGATAATGAGAAGCATTACACCTACGTAAAACTCATCAATGTCGGGTCGACAGTGATCATAAACCAGATTAAAGACTATCTATCCAGTCGGTTGGTTTATTATATCCAAAATCTCCATATAAAACCCCGGTCAATCTGGCTCTCTCGCGTAAGTTGGCACAGAATGAGTTAGCATTTAAAGAGACGTTTATCTAACTCACGCTAGCATGGAGAATCAGAATATAATCTTACAGGGAAAATTGGTGGAGATTCCAACATTTCGCCCCGTGGCGAGGCTTATGCTCAGGCACTTCCTGGTCTACTGAAAAAGTCAGGGGTACCACCCAACACTAAAATCGTGATTTGGACGTCTACTCTCAAGCGGACAATCCAGACAGCTCGCCACCTGGCCGCGGAAACTGGATATGAAAAGCTGGAATGGAAAGCCCTTGATGAACTCGATTCAGGGGTGTGCGATGGCCTGACGTATGAAGAAATCGCTGAAAAGTACCCAGAGGACTTCGCCGCGCGTGACGAAGACAAGTACAACTACCGCTACCGAGGCGGCGAATCGTACCGCGATGTTGTCATTCGTCTTGAACCTATTATCATGGAACTGGAGCGCAGTGAGAACGTCATCATTGTCACTCACCAGGCTGTGCTGCGGTGTATCTATGCCTATTTTCTCAATACCCCCCAGGAGCAGAGCCCGTGGATGGAGGTTCCCCTACATACTTTGATCAAGCTTACACCTCGCGCCTACGGCACCGATGAACAACGTTTCAAAGCCGACATCCCAGCCGTGTCTACCTGGCGTGCCAAAGGCACATCCGCAAAGCATCAAGATTACCCTACAGAAATCAAAGCGTGATATGCTAGTATCTAATCGATTAGGTTCTTAGCACACTTTTGGCTTCCAACCGTGTTCGACTGTTCTGTTTCCGTTGGGGCTGTGCCTTCCATCTTGCCCACCGCTTCTCAAGGCACTCGGAGTACCAAGATGCCTTGCATACATTATTCTATCGACTTATTATATACCTTTTCTATATAATCTCATACTTTCAACAGGTCTCGGTCGGCTCCCGGTCACACATATAGAGTGGCTGGCATTGTTTATTTGATTCCAATGTCTTCGCCTTTGCATTAACACAGCCTCAGGATGTATTCACTCTGTGCGCAAGACCGTATGATTATGGAGCGAGGCTGCATGCGAGAACAGCTGGCAGGTGGAGACCAGGACCCATTGCACTTTAGCATTTGAGCGTCTTATCTGGTGAATAAAAAATATAGAATTCCCTGTCCATATTTATGATCGTTATTCGTCTTTGTTATGTGTCCCTTGATCGAGAAGACTATTACATACCTAATAGATGGTAAAAGCAATAACAAGTGTTAAGAAGGAGATCCTCCAATCTGTAGATTGCAAAGCAAGTTGAAGGAACCCATGCTACATGCGCAGCAACGTCATTGGTTGGGTGCGAAAGGCGGCGAGAGCAGTTGTGTCACATGAGGCGGAAAGCGGCCGTCAGGATGGAGGTCCCATATAGTAGTGTCACACGCTTGGCGACAACGGGAAGTAGTGCTTGCCGATACCAGAGCAAAGCTGCACCAGGGGAGCAATCGCAGCATGCGTCTCCGCTTCATTAACTTCCCATGATCAACTCTGGCTGGACATGACTCTATCCCGCTCCTCAAGTGAAGAGGCGCGACCACGGAAGCTCGCTGCCAAGCCATGTTATCAGCGTTCACAGCTCGGCCTCTCGTCGAGCTCAAGCCCCGAGACAAGTCTAGGATTGAGTCGGTGCTCGCCTACGGCGACCGACTCCTTGTCGGACTGAACAATGGGAGCTTACGGATATACAGAATAAACGAGGTGTCCCCGGACGAACAAAACCACGATGACAGCAACAATCATAGCCATGACGAGCAGGGCGGTGGAGGTACACTCAAGAAGGGGGATAGTGGCCGACCTGGGACGACGGATTCCGTCGCCAAGCCAAAACAGACTGATTTGCTTCGGGAATTGGAGAAGTTCTCGAGATACAAGATTGAGCAGCTGGCCTTGATCAAGGAGGCTAAGCTACTCATTTCGCTGTCGGGCGGATACATCTCGATTCATGACCTGCAGACCTACGAGATCCAAGAACAGCTTACCAAAACGAAAGGAGCAACCACGTTTAACGTGACTTCGAATATCGTGAACGATCCAGAAACCGGTGTTCCGTCCATTGTATCTCGTCTGGCAGTCgcggtgaagaggaagatattgTTGTGGTCATGGCGCGATATGGAGTTGGATAGCGACGCTGCTGAGATGACACTGGTCAGTGGGATCAAAACGCTCACATGGGTTTCCGGGACAAAACTCGTGGCTGGACTCGGCTCGAACTTTGTAATGGTGGATATCGAGACTTCAGTGGTGACCGATTTAGCCGGGCCGGGAAGCATTGGAGGTCTAGGGGGCCAGGAGACGAGTCGTCTAGCCGGCGTCGGGGTTGCTAGCATGAGCTATATCGGAATTGGCGGGGCAGCTCCGAAGCCACTGGCGACACGGCTTAGCGAAGGGCAGATATTATTAGCAAAGGACATCAACACACATTTCATCGACATCAACGGCAACTCCCTGGGACGGAGACAGATCCCATGGAGCCATGCGCCGGCAAATATTGGGTACTCTTACCCTTTCCTCCTCGCGCTTCATGACCCTTCAAAGGGTGTAATGGAGGTTAGGAATCCGGAGACGCTGTCATTGTTGCAGTCCGTGGCTCTACCGTCCGCAAGTATCCTGCACTTCCCACAACCAAGTATTAGTTTGGCACATGCAGGCAAGGGTTTTCTAGTTGGTAGTGACCGCACAATATGGCGGATGGAGGCCCTGAGCTATGATACGCAAATAGATACTCTTGTGGAAAAGGGTTATTTAGACGAAGCGATCAGTCTTACTAGCATGTTAGAAGACGCCTTGCTCAGTGACAAGAAAGGTCGACTAAGGACAATCAAAATGGAAAAGGCCCAAGGACTTTTTACCCTACGCAAATACCGTGACTCAATGGATTTGTTCACCGAGATCTCGGCTCCCCCAGAGACTGTTATCCGGTTGTACCCTAAAGTCATTGCCGGTGATCTATCGTCAattgacgaagaggaggaatcTGAGGAGAGTATCACAGATGATCCATCAAAGACAAATGAGGGTCAAGTTCAGCTGGACGGTGCTATCACAGAGAATGCTTCTGCTCCAAAGACACTCAACCATGCTCCCTCGGTGAGATCTCTCCTTCGAACCCGCACAGATGATTGGAGCGATGCTGGCAGTATCCGCGGCAAGCCCACGGAAGAAGCCCGAAACGAGAAACCTCTGCACGGGAAAGACCTCTTGACTGCCGTTCGTGAATTACAGAAATATCTGGCCGACGTACGGAGGAGGTTCCAGCGGTTCTTGAACCCTGACGGAACACTCAAGACGATCGACTCGCCCTCAGACGCAGCAAACGATGAGTTCACTGATTCGGTGATGAAATTGCTTGATATCACCaaggatatccatgatcacGAATTCGCTGAAAAGCTGCACGAGGAAGCCAGGCTCGTCGATACGACTTTCTTCCGAGTTTGCATGTACGCCACTCCTGCTCTCGCTGGCTCACTCTTCCGTATCGCCAACTTCTGCGACCCGGAGGTTGTCATGGAAAAACTGGAGGAAACTGGCCGTTACAATGACTTGATCGATTTCCTAtacggaaagaagatgcaTCGTCAAGCCCTAGAGCTCCTACAACGATTCGGCCAAGCTGAATCCGAGACCGAAACGGCGCCGCAGCTTCATGGTCCCAAGAGAACAGTTGCCTACCTGCAAAACTTGGCACCAGATCGAAttgacctcatcctcgaatTTGCTGAATGGCCCGTGCGGGAAGACCCCAACCTTGGTATGGAGATATTCCTAGCAGACACTGAAAATGCAGAGACACTACCCCGGCACCAGGTTCTCGAATTCCTGCGGGGCATCGACCCGAATTTGGCTGTTCGATATCTCGAACATGTAATCGGGGAGTTGAACGACATGACTCCGGATTTACACCAAAAGCTCCTCACTTTTTACATGGATCGGTTGAAGAAAAACGGATCCGACAGCTGGGCATTCCCTAACGGCGAGGAACGTATTCTATGGAGAAATAAATTTCTGGAGATGTTGAGGTCAAGCTCTCAATATTCGCCAGCCAAGATACTTGATAGCCTTGATCGCGATGGTACCGACTACCCGTTCTACATCTTTGCTTATGCGCCTTACTAACCATGCAATAGACCCTGAATTCTTCGAAGCAAGAGCCATTGTCTTCAGTAAAATGGGCCAGCACAGGCAGGCCCTGGAAATCTATGTATTCAAATTGGAGGATTATGCGAAGGCAGAAGAGTATGTTCAGCGAACTACATTCTTTATTTGCATTCTTGAATGGTTTATTCTAATAGGCTTTCTGCAGGTACTGTAACCATTTTCATAAGACGGATGATATAACTGCAGAAGCCGCACCTTTATCAGTGCTTGACTCCGATGATAAGCCGTCTATACATCTAACGCTACTGTCGCTGTATCTCACTCCACCTCATGGGTATGAGCGCCGATATGGGCCCGCGCTGGAGATACTGGCAAAGCACGGATCTCGTCTTCCACCAAGTTCAGCGTTGGAGCTGATTCCCGAGTCACTGCCCGTTAAAGAACTTGACTTTTATTTCAAGGGCCGTATGCGGGCAGCCACCTCGGCCTTGAACGAAAGTCGAATTGTGGCCAGCTTGCAGAAAGCTCAAAATTTCAAGACAGAAGCGCAGCTCATGGTCGGCGAAGGAACCGACGGAAAATCATGCAGAATGAGACACGTCACCATCACCGAGGAAAGAATATGCGGCATCTGTCACAAGCGTATCGGTGGTAGTGTGATTAATGTGTTCCCAGAGTACGTTTTCCATGCAGTGTTTGTCTCTTCGTTCTTCCACTAACTTCTCCATAGTAATACTGTTGTCCACCTTGGCTGTGCCAATCGCGCATCCGCTGCTTCATGAAGTTTCTTGCAAATAGAATCAGGTTGGCCTCTGTGGTATCCATGCTTTGAACATTTGACTTCGACATTTAGTTGCTGctgtcttttattttctttgtttttccccATCCCCTCCtggccttttttcttttcccatcATAGTCTCTGTGCGTTTCGTTATCAATGCATATTTTCGCAATGGAGTAGCGGATGATTTCTGCTCTTTGATACCCAGGATAGCGATGTTATCCAAGGATCCGTTATATATCTTTAATTGGCACTTGCGAGTCCTCAACACTTCTTGTAATATAGCCTGTCTCCTTGGCAAAATTCCAACGAAAGTATCGATCGGAAGTCATCAAGGCTTCGGTCATAGACTAGTTAAACTTTCAGGCATCCtcctcaacaacctcctctcCGTAgttctcctcctctttgcGTTCTTGCTCTGAGAGTTGACGTCCCTGGGCTTCGGCGAGCTTTTTATCCTCCTCCATTCGTTCCGTCAGGAACACGTTGATATCATTCTGCAGATTCGGCACTAATTTTCTGAGCTCAGACAAATAGGCTACCTTAGTCTGGACATTTTCTGGGGATAAATCGGTGGAGGGCAAAggcgaggagatggagtGCTCAAAAGTCTGGGTCGACTGAGGGGCAGAGTAGACCGCGCACAGGGGATTGGATTGAGTGGAGGAAGTGCCCGCCGCCATAATGTCAATATTGCCGAATGTCTCGTTAGTCGGGGAAGTTTTTAGTCGTTTTGAATCGTGCTGATCGTTTGAGGTGGTAGTAGTGGACATGGAGGGGAATATGTTGGTTGAGAAGTTAATAGTTTGATTCATGAAGCAGTAGTCGGCGGGGCGCCTGAATTACGGGAAGGCGGTGTTGGTTTCATTTCAGATTGTGCGCGGCGGAGTCAAGCAAAGATCGACGACAAATGGACACTTATGTACGCTTATAGTTCTCCGTCATTTTTCACGACTGCTGATCCTTCTCTAGGCGGCTGAATTAATCTACGTATTAGATTCAACGCCAGGATCTGGTAAACAAatcacaacaaccacaacccaTGACAACGGAACATGGGGAATGTGGCTATGGTGTCCTAATAACTCCGTCAGACTCACTCTCATTTGTTGTCCACCGTTACGTATAAATTACACACTGCCTGAACGACCAACAGCGAAACAATGTTGCGCTCGCCGATTTCACCTGAGCGTTCCGCCGCCCGACCGCCaaatcccactcgaccatCCTTCGATAGTGAATTGGAACGTCCAGGCTCCTCTGGAAGTGATGCCTCTTCAGTGACCTCCAATGTGACAACCATCTCCGCCGTTCAAAGCCCATTTTATCAACCTCCCAGTGGGACGTCGTCCCCCCGGCCGCCGCGGACCTCATCGATTACAACCGCCACCGTGAGTAGCCAGAACGGTCCTTCGCCTACTCACACTCGGCCTCCCGCTTCCTTCATGCCACAAAATGAGATATCGAGTAGGAAACCGACGGGTCGGGCGCATCCGCCCGATCTGATGATGAAACATCGGTCTCGACATCACTCACAGGGGTTCTTCGAACCCTCCCTCCCTACGGCCTCCGCATCGGACTCGATTTCGGCTTCAAGAATCGCAGCCCAGACTGCgatgcaacagcaacagcaccaacaaCAGGGTATTACCGCGCAACAACTGCCCAAACGCCCCCAGACTATTGTCTATACCCCGGACGACGGGTCGAGAACCAGGGGCGGTAGTatttcccctcccccgcTACTGCCGGCCCCTTCTCTACCACCGCCCGGCTCCAGTGGATCATCAGGGCAAACATATCAGAATGGCCATTCCGGTGTGGCGACCACAGCAGCCAATGTGGCGTTTCCACGACACGCCGGGCTGCAGCCTCCCGGGCTAGAAGCGCCGCCGGAAAAGGAGCACAAACAGAAAGGGGAGAAATCGAAGATGAAACTGTTTTCGAAGCCGAAGCATATTGGGATCAGCCGTGATAAAGACGGAATACCAAAAGATAGGGGGCTCCCATCACCTAGCAAAATGGGTTTCGCCGGTGCTGGATTGTCACGCATTGTCAGTGCATCTACGACCAGCTTAGCGGACACCTTCCCATCCAACAATTCCTCGATGTATAACCTATCCAATGCTTCTGCGAGTACGGTGGTACCCGCTGATAAGCCTACGGCCAgtgagaaagagaaggacaaggagaaggaaaaggccCATAAGCATCATTTCTTGTCGCGGCagaagttgaagttgaaggacCGGGATGATCATTACAACCTACCGCTATCTTCTGCTTCTAGTAACTCCAAACCGTCCGACCCAAACGCTCCGCAATCACTTTACTCGTTTACACCTGCTTCTCCCGGTCCAGTGTCGACTACATTTGGCAAATCAGTGAGTGGATTGGATATCCTTCACGGTGGTCGAGCATtacgggaaaagaaaaaggaagagaaagagaaggaaaaggcgaTGGCGGAGTCGGAGCAGCATGAATGGATGACTGGCCCAACAGGCGCTGGTGGTGCGTCGACTGTATTTGCGGGGCCATCATCAATTGGCTCGGCTGGAGGTCTCACGGAGGCCGCTCTTCGAGAGACTTTACAAGGCTTTGGCCTGAATAACATGTCACCGGAGGATGCGTGGGATTTCTTGAAGGCTAAGCTGTTGGTGATTttcgatggagaagatgtccGTATCTCTATTGAAGATCTCAACAAGCTGGTGTTGATCCACATCCAACGCTGTGTGCAAAAGCGCACACCATCcgccattgttgatgatctaCGGGAGCTACTCGAGACCGGATTCGCATCCTTGAATCATACATTAAACGGGGTACCCGATGAGAAGCTGGTCCCCCATCTAGTACAGATCTGGATGCTTGTCTTTGGCACAATTCTTCCTTTCATACAGGCTGTCTTCTTACCTTTGGACCTTGAGTTCAGGGGTTGCGGGACTGTGATGAACCTTCGAGAGGCCCGCGAGTTTTGGGCTGCCGCCTTGAATGGGGATTATCCTGGGTGCGAACTTGAAGTCCGCAATCTTGTGTTGATAGCTTTCCGTGATAAGGTCATTCTTTATCGTTACGACGGTCTTAAGGCTACATTTTCCCGTTTGAGTCTTGAAAGCATCAACTTGGGCAATTCTGCTCTCAGTGTAACGACAAAGAGCAGCAGTAGCAGTGGTCGGCCCGCAACGGCTGCCTCGCTGGATGCTGGTTTTGGCAGCTACAATTCTCAGTCTTCTACTCTCCTCAATGCTGCAGCCAGCTACTCTTCAGACTCTATGAGCTGCAACCGCAGCCGTGCTGCTTCCAACACTTCGTCCAACCCTGACCAACTCATCTTCCAATCCTTTTCGTCCCCGACACAGCGGCCGACCATCATCCACCGGTCATCTCATACAGCCGATACATCTCATATGATCACGGAGACTGTTGGTCGGATGCTTCAGTGCGTTAGTGTTTTAGCCAGTGTGCAGACGGGCGGCAAACCGCAAGAGAAAATTGAGCTTCTGAGCAAAGCGCTCAAGCACAATTGGCTCGGCCGTGGCCGTACCGGACGAGACCGACGAGGATTTGTCGGAGCTAAGATTCGGCCGGCGATGGTTACGCGAACGGAGAGCGATGATTCCATGATAGATAGAAATGGTGATTCGGATATCATGCGTGATGGGCATCGGGAAATTAGTGTTCTTTGAGACGGTCTACTTCGTGCATTTATCGGCTTgtcttgctttttctggcgCACATAGATACCTCTGGCGTGATTGTCAAAGTGGGCTGTTCTTTTATATCCTTGGGAgtctttttggttttttttttttttttttttttttcgttttgattgttctttctcttcatttttaCCGTATGGCTACCGGATCTGTCCTGAATCAACTGGCATTTGCATCACGCAACAGATTCTCTAGTAAAATTTGCTATTCTACGACCTTACAGAGATAAGCTATCCTAGTATGATATTGTATGGCAGTCGACAAATCTTTACTGGGTATTTGGACTGCTTTCCAGCTATCCTCTTCATTTGCATCTAGCCCAGTTTTCTACGTGCCAACCCTTTTCCGACCTCACGAATACCATTGATGAACGATCCAACTCCTCTCTTTAGTTTCAAAGGAAGAGCATCGTAGAACAATCATTGCGTCCTCCATAGATGGCAATCGAAGCCTCAGGTCTTCTAATCCCCTATAAACTCATTCATCAACACCGACAGTGCAACCAGCAAGTCAACACATTCACTGGTCAGAGAATCTCAGTAGCCCAGCAACACTTGTTTCCCTGGCAAAACGATCAAGCCATCATCCAATTCATTGTGTTCCTCCACTCACTTGTCCCTTCGTCTCATCAGACTACCCTGATATCCGACTTACTTCAACGTCTAGAATCTGAACAGCCACAGTGTTATTACACTGCACTCTCTTATCATTCACGACTGAAGACTCGACATCCCGAATCCCAACTCACCTCATAGCACCCACTCTCTCAAGTCCCACGTACCTACCTACGGAACCAATCAACAATGGACCAAGCacctccaactccacccACCCCCGCCTCCCAGGAGAGCATCATGCCCGAATTTACCCCTATCAACGGCAATACGGATAAACCTTCGGCTCCCTCCCCTTCGGTAAGCCCTTCCCCGGAATCCCCAAGTCACTGGCCATCAAACTAAACACAACCTCCAGGCCGCAGCAACAAGCAACCCCACCAAGCGCGGCAAGAAATCCACAGCCACCAACGGCGAGAAAGCCTCACCTCCCAAGAAGGCCAAAGGAGCAGCGGGATCCAGCCcctcgaagaagagcatcgGACCCATCCCGACCTCTTTTGAGGCGGCCGGATTATCCGATAGAATGATAATCCAGATGCGGGATGAAGAGGGCAAAAATTGGGGTGAGATTAATGAGtcttggatgaagatgactggtATCAAGGTGGGGACTAGTACGCTTCGAATGAGGTATACGACTATGAAGGCGAATTTTGTGGAGTTTACTGGGGAGGACGTATgtgcttcttctcttttcgTTGCTTTTTTGGCTTTGATTATGGTATATGCTGACGGTAGTTGTGTAGGAAGCAAGACTTCTTCGTttgaagaaggagattgaggagaagTTTGAGCAGGAGAAGTGGTCTAAGCTTATGGATGCTATTGAGGCTGATGGTGGGAAGAAGTATCCTGTTGCTGCTTTacagaagaagttcaaggatTTGTCTAAGGGCAACACTCATGTTGATACTATTAAGGAGGAGGAGTGAGAGGCTCTGAGGTTTACTGGGTTTCCATGAGAGTTGGGGGGGGGCATTTATGAAGTTTTGATGGTGGGCCAGTTTGAACTAGGAAAGGGAACGACAAGTAGATATTTCGGGCTGGATACAATGACACAGCTGGGCAGTTATGATGATTTTCTTGTAGAACTCTACATCTCTTTTTTCGCTTTGGAGTCAAGTCTAACACATACCCTGGCTAATTGTAAAGCCAACCGATAAAGTACATATGGTGCAGCTGATAAGCCACGATAGGGCAAAAATATCCGGTTTAGTTCTTCAGCTGACGAGAGTTCCATACAGGTGGGAAAACATCTGGCACGAGGGTATTCAATCGGAATAAATCCTGCTCGGATTACGCCCTCATCCTTGTCGATACTGGGCTGAGCTCAAGTATCTTGGACCGGGATTCAAGTGGGTTTGCATTACGTATTTAGTAATCGAGGTAGAGGGAAATGCACCTCAAATGCGATCTGTGGTTGTCATTCGAACATCTCCCTCTTTACATTCTTTTTATGTACCCCCACTGCATGTATTCAACTCTGGGAGAGAGCAAAGTATTACTACTTAGAGTAAGGACTATATTTATAGCACTACTCAGTACGCTATCCCTTACCCCGACCTGCACCCCCCTATAAAAATGACGAATAGATATAGCTCAGTGCCCTAAGGGGCAAAAGTACAGTACAGCTGCGCTAGCGCACTGACGACCTGCATGCGTTTCCAAGGGCAGGgatgaggggaaaaagaGAGTGGAAATCATCGCCGATTCCTGCGGTCACGGTTGTGTAACCCAGGGATCGGCAGGTCTGGTCTTTGACTCATGACGATCTTTGATTATTCTTTACCGTCTCTCCCAAGGCTTCCTTCAGGCTGAAAAGTAATGAAATGTTTAAAATGTCGGATCTTCCAGTTGCCCGGTGATCATCTGGCCAATCCAAAGTTGTAGCCTTGAAGAAATACTCATCGTAGTGAGTCATGAATACCTAAATTAGGCAGAGAACAAATAAAGCCATAAAAAATAGACTCCAATCTGGATCTGCGCCATTGCAATGCATTTCTGGGGCAAACATTCATTGGTAGGGATGCCTGCATCGTGGGGCTGAACAGAAGCGCTGAGAACAAGTCAGCGCCTCAGGCAGAGTCGTGATTGGGACAAGCAGCTCTCAGGCATCActgctttgcttcttccTAGAATCCGTGACTGTCCAACAATTCGTCCTGCATttgccattcttttcttttaccgGCCGCCCTTTTATAGCGCGCTATCATCTCACGATCCCCTTTCTTACTGCTACTTTCCTGGAAACTTCCTCGTCAATTCCCTCAATGACTACGCCAGTCTCCGCTCTGTGATTCACGATTCCTTTCAACTTCCGCGGTAAGGTTGCTTTCATGCTACCTACCTCTCGTTCGTTCTCGATACATCCCGCGCCCAAGTCGTAGGGCATTGGACATCTTCCGCCTCATTCTCACCGCCAGAAAGAGCCCTCTAGTCGTCGGCCAATCCATTCCGATTATACGAAGCAAGGCGCCAACCTAGCCTGTGATCTCTGTGCTTAGGTGTCAGAGCTCGTACGTCAGTTCAGGTAAGCTAGTTTATTCCGCTCATTGTGGTATATGTAATGATCTTCGCCCTCCCTCTCGTGCACCTGATCCACCGGCACCTCCATTCACACCCCCAATCCTACTTTCATTCATAATATCCCGCATTAAACCTGTCACGACTATATTCCTTCCCACTTTCTAGAGCTCACTgacaatgtcatcaagtGCCACTCCTCTGGGCTCTAGCTCTAACTACACAGCTCATCAGTCCATCGCAGAGCCCGAGCCACCGAGAGAGCAAAGCTCGGATCCGCTCTTGACCCCATCTGCTCCGCTCCCCGAAGCAGCTCCACAGCGGGCCCTATCTAATCAGCGCCCTGAAGCCATGGCCGATTCCAGCGTCACggccaccgccgccgcctcgGAAACTAAACTTGAGGCCGAGCCGCCGGTCGACAACAATACTATCAAGCCAGATACGAAATCATCCGTCGCCGTATCGGAAAGCGCCCCGGCTTGCAAAAAACATCCGTCCAAGGAAAAAGACCCTAACGGCCGCAATCGCGattcgaaaaagaagagccaTAAGTCCAAGTCCTCGTCCGTAGTCACACCTAGTGATGACAGTTCCGATGGGTCGGATTCCTCTGCCGATAGCTCCAGCGCTGAGGAATCTGTatccgaagacgaagaatcTCCTTCCAGTTCGTCTGAATCGGAGCCGGAAAGGACACATCGGCGGAGAGGGGCCAAGAACAAGACTAAGAAGTCGCTGAGAAATagtcggaagaagaagtcccGGTCGCAATATGAGACTGAGTCTGAGTCCGACCCAGACGAAAGTGAAGATGACGATACTGCCCTCGATGAGAAGGCTGTCAAGCGGCTTGTTTCCAAACTCAGGGCGCGAAAGAAGGCTAAGAAACTCCGATCCCAGGAGGACTCATCGGAGGAGCTCGAGGACTCAGACGAGGAAGCTGATCCGGATGACATGGCACTCTTACTTGCGGAAGAACGATTAGCCTCATTGAGACTGAAGCGAGGTGATGGCAGGCGTCGTAACAGAAACCGTAAACGGAACTCATCCGACGGGCAGGCAGACGGCCAAAGAAAATCTaaaggcaagaagaaagctgcttCAAAGATTGCTTTCAAGCGAGTAGATGAATGTAAGTGCGAACCTTGATCTTTCTATAGATCAGAACGGCCAGTGCTAACCAGGTGGGCCCTCAGTGTGGGACAATACCATCCATAACTTCAAGCTTACAGAGACCGTGGATGACCCAGATGCCAACGAGTGGGACCAATATCTATTCACCGTACGCCGCAAATTTGACTGGGATAACAAGTACACGGAAACTGTGGTAGATTTGAAAAGCAAGTACATTCGCGATGCACTTGCCAAGGTGATGGACGG from Aspergillus oryzae RIB40 DNA, chromosome 1 encodes the following:
- a CDS encoding bifunctional nucleoside/nucleotide kinase/histidine phosphatase family protein (fructose-6-phosphate 2-kinase/fructose-2, 6-biphosphatase), with the protein product MSVRRGQTKSYFASADDTKICVVMVGLPARGKSLIAGKAMRYLAWVGIPARVFNVGTYRRSNTPQPNATFFDPHNSEGEKMRKAAAEAAMSDMLQWFSSGKGVVAILDATNSTKSRRSWIYESCHAANVETLFVESICDEEDLIMNNILEVKTTSPDYKGQDPEAAALDFRNRIRNYEKVYETIDDNEKHYTYVKLINVGSTVIINQIKDYLSSRLVYYIQNLHIKPRSIWLSRHGESEYNLTGKIGGDSNISPRGEAYAQALPGLLKKSGVPPNTKIVIWTSTLKRTIQTARHLAAETGYEKLEWKALDELDSGVCDGLTYEEIAEKYPEDFAARDEDKYNYRYRGGESYRDVVIRLEPIIMELERSENVIIVTHQAVLRCIYAYFLNTPQEQSPWMEVPLHTLIKLTPRAYGTDEQRFKADIPAVSTWRAKGTSAKHQDYPTEIKA
- a CDS encoding putative vacuolar morphogenesis protein AvaB (vacuolar assembly/sorting proteins VPS39/VAM6/VPS3) — encoded protein: MLSAFTARPLVELKPRDKSRIESVLAYGDRLLVGLNNGSLRIYRINEVSPDEQNHDDSNNHSHDEQGGGGTLKKGDSGRPGTTDSVAKPKQTDLLRELEKFSRYKIEQLALIKEAKLLISLSGGYISIHDLQTYEIQEQLTKTKGATTFNVTSNIVNDPETGVPSIVSRLAVAVKRKILLWSWRDMELDSDAAEMTLVSGIKTLTWVSGTKLVAGLGSNFVMVDIETSVVTDLAGPGSIGGLGGQETSRLAGVGVASMSYIGIGGAAPKPLATRLSEGQILLAKDINTHFIDINGNSLGRRQIPWSHAPANIGYSYPFLLALHDPSKGVMEVRNPETLSLLQSVALPSASILHFPQPSISLAHAGKGFLVGSDRTIWRMEALSYDTQIDTLVEKGYLDEAISLTSMLEDALLSDKKGRLRTIKMEKAQGLFTLRKYRDSMDLFTEISAPPETVIRLYPKVIAGDLSSIDEEEESEESITDDPSKTNEGQVQLDGAITENASAPKTLNHAPSVRSLLRTRTDDWSDAGSIRGKPTEEARNEKPLHGKDLLTAVRELQKYLADVRRRFQRFLNPDGTLKTIDSPSDAANDEFTDSVMKLLDITKDIHDHEFAEKLHEEARLVDTTFFRVCMYATPALAGSLFRIANFCDPEVVMEKLEETGRYNDLIDFLYGKKMHRQALELLQRFGQAESETETAPQLHGPKRTVAYLQNLAPDRIDLILEFAEWPVREDPNLGMEIFLADTENAETLPRHQVLEFLRGIDPNLAVRYLEHVIGELNDMTPDLHQKLLTFYMDRLKKNGSDSWAFPNGEERILWRNKFLEMLRSSSQYSPAKILDSLDRDDPEFFEARAIVFSKMGQHRQALEIYVFKLEDYAKAEEYCNHFHKTDDITAEAAPLSVLDSDDKPSIHLTLLSLYLTPPHGYERRYGPALEILAKHGSRLPPSSALELIPESLPVKELDFYFKGRMRAATSALNESRIVASLQKAQNFKTEAQLMVGEGTDGKSCRMRHVTITEERICGICHKRIGGSVINVFPEYVFHAVFVSSFFH
- a CDS encoding uncharacterized protein (predicted protein) codes for the protein MNQTINFSTNIFPSMSTTTTSNDQHDSKRLKTSPTNETFGNIDIMAAGTSSTQSNPLCAVYSAPQSTQTFEHSISSPLPSTDLSPENVQTKVAYLSELRKLVPNLQNDINVFLTERMEEDKKLAEAQGRQLSEQERKEEENYGEEVVEEDA